Proteins encoded together in one Candidatus Sulfotelmatobacter sp. window:
- a CDS encoding glycerophosphodiester phosphodiesterase has protein sequence MSRPLLLGHRGARAVHSIPENTIASFDRALADGADGFEFDVRLTADGEAVVAHDEKVAGYDVARSTAKQVSQLPRLRDVLQRYRDSFLDIELKVKGLERLTLDLFLRHKPRREFVVSSFIPGVLKSLRAADATIPLGLICESKTQLRLWTETPVDYVIPHHDLAEPELIRKMKGAGREVIVWTVNDPAEMQRIAEFGVDGIISDDTNLLYRTLGDSSGSK, from the coding sequence ATGAGCCGTCCACTTCTACTGGGCCATCGCGGCGCCCGTGCGGTGCATTCGATTCCGGAAAATACCATCGCCTCTTTCGATCGCGCTCTGGCCGACGGCGCCGACGGTTTTGAATTCGATGTACGCCTGACTGCGGACGGCGAGGCCGTGGTCGCTCACGACGAAAAAGTCGCTGGGTACGACGTCGCCCGCTCCACGGCGAAGCAGGTCTCGCAACTTCCGCGACTACGCGATGTTCTCCAGCGCTATCGGGATTCGTTTCTTGACATCGAATTAAAGGTCAAGGGGTTGGAACGACTTACGCTGGATTTATTTCTGAGACATAAGCCTCGAAGGGAATTCGTCGTTTCATCGTTTATTCCGGGAGTGTTGAAATCCCTGCGAGCGGCAGACGCCACGATTCCACTTGGATTGATCTGCGAATCGAAGACCCAACTGCGCTTGTGGACCGAAACTCCGGTGGACTACGTAATTCCGCATCACGACCTGGCCGAACCAGAATTGATCCGCAAGATGAAGGGGGCGGGCAGGGAGGTCATCGTTTGGACGGTGAACGATCCGGCCGAGATGCAGCGTATAGCGGAATTCGGCGTTGACGGTATCATCTCCGACGACACGAACCTGCTGTACCGTACCCTGGGGGACTCATCAGGTTCGAAATGA
- a CDS encoding HAD family hydrolase yields MPKFRSIFFDVGNTLLFPNRARMLAPLPEEQHPTLEAWQALERRTKHEFDLGLMQGKVDHGFWWTFHTNLLEGLKGQDGSVRDTLVENTQNSANWDQVLPGTREALERIRQQYATAVISNADGRIDAVLRRCGIVDCFASITDSGKVGYEKPHPIIFDFALREMRADAAESLYVGDLYSVDYLGATQAGMRAVLFDIAGAYRDRGLPRVESLVELEDWLKH; encoded by the coding sequence ATGCCTAAGTTCCGCTCCATTTTCTTCGACGTAGGCAATACCTTGCTGTTTCCGAATCGGGCGCGCATGCTGGCGCCGCTGCCGGAGGAGCAGCATCCTACGCTCGAAGCCTGGCAGGCCCTGGAGCGCCGGACCAAGCATGAATTTGATTTAGGTCTCATGCAGGGCAAAGTGGATCACGGATTCTGGTGGACGTTCCACACTAATCTCCTGGAAGGATTAAAGGGCCAGGACGGGAGCGTTCGCGACACGCTCGTCGAGAATACGCAAAATTCCGCCAATTGGGACCAAGTTCTGCCCGGAACGCGCGAAGCCCTGGAACGCATTCGCCAGCAATACGCGACCGCAGTGATTTCGAATGCCGATGGCAGAATTGACGCGGTTTTGCGGCGCTGCGGAATCGTGGACTGCTTTGCCAGCATCACCGACTCCGGAAAAGTGGGGTACGAGAAACCGCATCCGATAATCTTCGATTTCGCCCTGCGCGAGATGAGAGCCGACGCGGCTGAGAGCCTCTACGTGGGCGACCTTTACTCGGTGGACTACCTCGGTGCGACCCAGGCAGGAATGCGGGCCGTTTTGTTCGACATAGCCGGCGCGTACCGGGATCGCGGCTTGCCGCGCGTGGAATCGCTGGTGGAACTGGAAGATTGGCTCAAACATTGA
- a CDS encoding LysE family translocator, whose amino-acid sequence MFNPTRFVLFLTAALLLAIAPGPGMLYVLARSLAGGKREGALSAFGTFLGGMVHVFAAALGVSIVLAKSAAAFATVKYAGAAYLCFLGVRMIWDAWKEKANAAELPQNLKPARNPLWQGVATEVLNPKTALFFLSFIPQFVNRAEGDVFLQFVALGTISVALNTTADLIVIALAGPLGERIRSSPKFRRSQRTVTGAIMIGLGSYLAASDSR is encoded by the coding sequence GTGTTCAATCCGACTCGATTCGTTCTCTTCCTGACGGCAGCCCTGCTGCTGGCGATCGCGCCTGGCCCTGGAATGCTGTATGTGCTCGCGCGCAGCCTGGCGGGCGGAAAGCGTGAGGGCGCGCTCTCGGCGTTCGGAACGTTCCTCGGCGGCATGGTGCATGTCTTCGCCGCAGCGCTGGGAGTCTCAATCGTGCTGGCGAAATCGGCAGCCGCCTTTGCAACCGTCAAATATGCGGGCGCCGCGTATCTGTGCTTTCTCGGCGTGCGAATGATCTGGGACGCCTGGAAAGAAAAGGCCAACGCCGCAGAGTTGCCGCAGAATCTGAAGCCTGCACGCAACCCGCTATGGCAGGGCGTGGCGACCGAGGTTCTCAATCCCAAGACCGCTTTGTTTTTTCTCTCCTTCATCCCGCAGTTTGTGAATCGCGCCGAGGGGGACGTCTTTCTCCAATTCGTGGCCTTGGGCACAATTTCAGTCGCGCTTAACACGACCGCAGACTTGATCGTGATCGCGCTTGCCGGCCCGCTGGGAGAGCGCATTCGCTCCTCGCCAAAATTCAGGCGCTCCCAAAGAACCGTTACCGGCGCAATCATGATCGGGCTGGGATCTTATCTTGCGGCCAGTGACAGCCGGTAG